ATGTTTTAACATTAATGTTTAGCTTACCGTTTTTTGATATACAATATACGAAGTTCATGAATAACTTGTGGACGAGCGCTACTTTTACctagtttaaaaaaaaaaaaaaaaaaacaggaatTTTTCAAAGACTAGGTCAGAAAGTCAAATTTAAATTGATTTTGATATAAAAAACTAAGCAAGGTAAACAAATGGGTTTGCTTACATATAATAATTTAGCGTGTTCTATATTCACCTTATGCAAACAGGTCGACATATTGAACATTTGAAGATAAAAACATACGGATTTATCAATATCAACTGTCCTACGATGTATGAATTTAAACTATTGCACAAATGAGTTAGCAAAGTACTAGTTAACATTAACAATAATTACATTCAATTTACACTTGTGGCCATCGCTTCATGGAGCCTGGAGCTCATTCAAGATTCCCGGTGGTGGCCGGCCATTTGGTCCAATCCTAACTTCAAGCGAATCTTTAATACCTTAATATGAGTTTACAAAAATAGGCATTTTATGTTCGTATGTAGTAAGTTCCACTTATGCATAGTTTGGTAATTAGTTCTGCATAACTTTAAGTTTGTGCACACATATTTGTATTCGTGCTTCGTTCAAGTACAATGAAAGCTGCTTGGAGTGCACGGTCGGTCATCTGCCGTTGGTTGGCAGCACTTTGATCAGCACAGCTATATTGTAACATTTATTTATAGTATTGTACAAGCGGGTTCCATATAAATTATACACAAAATTTGATCATAaaacaaacatacatataacAAAATCTCAATGAGGACGTACAAAAAATACGCTAAAAACGATACACGGCAAAAAATGTTAAACGggaaaaaatggaatatcaCTAGCTAAAAAGCATTCAATAATTGTACAAGAAGTAATCGGTAATATAactaaataaaaattataatacAATATCGATTTGCTGTCTATAAAGTTCTTAGTCCAGGGCGATGCCTTGAATCCAGGCGCTGAGGTCGCTGCCGTCCGACTCCATTATAATCATCTCATCGGGCTCATCATTGGCCAGCAGATACTGCGCCGCTGTCCGCCCACTCAAGTAGGCGCCGTGCACGGTGGAGTAGAAGCTGGAATGCGTGTGCTCTCCAGCAAACAAGATGGCGGGCTGAACGCATATAGAGGAAATAGACAATAGACTTAGGTAAGTGTTCAATAAAACTTGTGACGCGGCATGCACTGTACCTTCATGGCCTGCGGCGTTGCATACAGGGGCTGGGCCAGGTTTTCAATATCTTCCTGGGTGGCTCCCACAGGTATAGAGGTATAGGCGCCTCCAGTAAATTCCTGCGATTTCCAACTCGTactaaaaatacaaaaaaaaaatcagcaAAAATAAATCAACCATACAATTTTTGGACTCACCACACGCAACGCTTCGGTTTCGGGACATACGGATCTTGCAGGAAGCTTCTCAGGATTTCAGTACACTTTTCCGCCACAGCTTCGTGAGAGAGCGTCTCCATATACTCGGCCTCGCGCCCAGAGACCCACCCCAGGAGAAGCGTGTCCGTCACCTTAGCAAAGGAGTAGATTTTCTTGTACCAATTCTTGCTAAGATAGGCCTCGCTGGCCAGCTCCTCCTCAGTGCAGGTGTGCATGTCACGCTTGTCATCATTCCACAGCAGCATCACCTCCGATATGTCCGCACTGAGGAATGGCCTCTCATACTCCAAGTATATCTTGTCTACAGTCCCGAACATGAGATTCTCAATCGATTCCTGCTTAAACTGCGGCAGCTCCGGATCAAAAAGGGTTTTGTGCGTATGCTTGAGCACGCCCAGCGGTATAGTGCATATCACATGGGCGGCGTGAAAGACGCGTCCATCCTCGCAGTCTACACGAACATTTCCCGCGGGATAATCACAATTGCTACTGGAGTTGGACTCGACGGAGGCTCCCCGCAGTGCACCCCCCGCAGTGGGTACTTCTGTGACAGTCTTTTCCGAATCATCTGAGTCCTCG
This region of Drosophila miranda strain MSH22 chromosome 2, D.miranda_PacBio2.1, whole genome shotgun sequence genomic DNA includes:
- the LOC108155716 gene encoding peroxisomal N(1)-acetyl-spermine/spermidine oxidase isoform X1 — encoded protein: MGDKTEPTTPAPSPTEEGLADLAAAVGKAGAPGNNCSSSSNQSAVSTNAKILIIGAGMAGLSAANHLLQNGCDDFFIIEARGRVGGRIVSIPLSNNQKIELGANWIHGVLGNPIFEFAMQHGLVSVVNVPKPHKVVATTEDGHQVPFSILQEIYEAYVCFLRRCDEYFLCQYSPPPDIHSVGEHINYEIEIYLSSVQDPKEKRLKQSIFNCLLKRETCITGCNNMNEVDLLELGSYTELQGGNIVLPSGYSSILRPLSGQIPQKSILTKCPVKKIHWKRKKTFTGLETVDEHSENEDSDDSEKTVTEVPTAGGALRGASVESNSSSNCDYPAGNVRVDCEDGRVFHAAHVICTIPLGVLKHTHKTLFDPELPQFKQESIENLMFGTVDKIYLEYERPFLSADISEVMLLWNDDKRDMHTCTEEELASEAYLSKNWYKKIYSFAKVTDTLLLGWVSGREAEYMETLSHEAVAEKCTEILRSFLQDPYVPKPKRCVCTSWKSQEFTGGAYTSIPVGATQEDIENLAQPLYATPQAMKPAILFAGEHTHSSFYSTVHGAYLSGRTAAQYLLANDEPDEMIIMESDGSDLSAWIQGIALD
- the LOC108155716 gene encoding spermine oxidase isoform X2, which produces MQHGLVSVVNVPKPHKVVATTEDGHQVPFSILQEIYEAYVCFLRRCDEYFLCQYSPPPDIHSVGEHINYEIEIYLSSVQDPKEKRLKQSIFNCLLKRETCITGCNNMNEVDLLELGSYTELQGGNIVLPSGYSSILRPLSGQIPQKSILTKCPVKKIHWKRKKTFTGLETVDEHSENEDSDDSEKTVTEVPTAGGALRGASVESNSSSNCDYPAGNVRVDCEDGRVFHAAHVICTIPLGVLKHTHKTLFDPELPQFKQESIENLMFGTVDKIYLEYERPFLSADISEVMLLWNDDKRDMHTCTEEELASEAYLSKNWYKKIYSFAKVTDTLLLGWVSGREAEYMETLSHEAVAEKCTEILRSFLQDPYVPKPKRCVCTSWKSQEFTGGAYTSIPVGATQEDIENLAQPLYATPQAMKPAILFAGEHTHSSFYSTVHGAYLSGRTAAQYLLANDEPDEMIIMESDGSDLSAWIQGIALD